The sequence TGCCAAAGGATCAGATCTATTGATTTATAATCTAAATACAGAAAAAGCTTTAACCTTGGGGAATGTATTGGAATTCTCTTTCAATAAACCAGGAACCTACCTCGCCTATACAGTTGATGCGGCAAATAAGTCTGGAAACGGAATTTACCTATTCAATTTAGCTACAAACAGTACCCAAGTTTTAGACAATGACAAAGCGAGTTACAAGTCATTAAACTGGACTGAAAAAGGGGATGCATTTGCAGCATTGAAGATGGTGGAGGACAAGAAGTATAAGTCTGACCAGGGGAAAGTCATAGGGGTTAAAAACCCTTCCTCCCCACAAGTGACGATTTATGATCCGGCAAAAGACTCCACCGGGTTTGATCAGGATTATACCATTAGCCCCAACAGAAGACCCATGTGGTCTGAAGATTTGACGAGATTATTCTACGGAATTCATCCCTTGGAATTAGCTAAAAAAGAAGAAGCCAAGAAAGAATTGGATAAGGATTCTGTGGCAAGAGCAGAATCAGAGGCTATGAAAAAGATCATGGCTGACACCTCTATTCATAGCATCAAAGATTTGCAAAAAGCGATTGCCAAGTTGGACACTACCAAAGCCGCTCCACAAAAAAATGATGCCGACAAACCAGATATGACCATTTGGCACTGGAATGACAGTCGCCTACAATCCAGACAACAAGTGATGGAAAACATGGACAAAAATTACAGTTTTTGGGCCATGTATGATGTAGCTGCGAAAAAACATATCGCTCTTCAAGATAGCAGCATGAAAGATCTCAGCATTTTGCCTAAAGAACATTATGCGGTCGGCTCTGATATGCAGGAGTATGAATTGGACATCAACTTGAATGGCCAAAATTACCGAGACTTTTATTTGGTAAACCTAAAGACCGGAGAGAAGACTACTCTTTTCAAGAACTTCTATTTGCCTAGCTATTCTTCCTATCCTAGACCTTCCCCTGATGGCACTAAATTGAATTATGGCTATGATGGCAATTACTATATCTACGACATCGCGAGTGGAGAGGAGAAAAATCTTACAGGTAGCCTACCTGTTACTTTTGTCAATGAGGATGACGACCACAATGTCAAAAAACCTTTGGAAAGCTTTTTGGGCTGGTCCAGCGACAGCAAATATGTATTAATCAACGATGGTTGGGACATTTGGCAGATTCCTGTGGAGGATGGAAAAGAACAAGCAATTAATTTAACTCAGGACGGAAGGAAAGAAAGCATACGATATCAATATCGATTTAGGCTGGACCCTGAAGAAAAAGGATTTGACCTGAGTCAACCTCAGTATTTCCGTATGTATGGAGAATGGACTAAAAAAAGTGGGATTGCTAAAATCAACCCTGCTAAAAAGAATGGTTTAGCTGCCGGTTCCGAAAAACTGATTTGGGAAGACGCCTATATTGCTGGCCTTCAAAAGGCAGACAAAGCGCCTGTATATATCTACACCAAAGAAACATTCAACGAGCCGACACAATATTATGTGACAGATGCAAGCTTGTCTGAAGGAAAGCAGGTAACTGAAAATGCTCCAGACTATGATAAATATTCTTGGTCTGCGGGTACCAGATTAGTGGATTATGTTTCAGACAAAGGAGTGAAACTTCAAGGCACCCTATTCTTACCAGCTGGTTATGAGGAAGGTAAAAAAT comes from Algoriphagus halophilus and encodes:
- a CDS encoding S9 family peptidase, with protein sequence MRKILSLFWVLAFLAISTHAQDLKPITWKDIPSWKYLNRGGFDVSPDGQWIAYTIVQLEGDGKLHVQKIGDEESKKSYDIGGVTGQQVVFSKDSKWIAFKEDPKFAEKEKNKKSKGKPLSDKLHLVKLGTDEKKTWEKVSTFSFNNEGSSYLAINLPKDGNGDAKGSDLLIYNLNTEKALTLGNVLEFSFNKPGTYLAYTVDAANKSGNGIYLFNLATNSTQVLDNDKASYKSLNWTEKGDAFAALKMVEDKKYKSDQGKVIGVKNPSSPQVTIYDPAKDSTGFDQDYTISPNRRPMWSEDLTRLFYGIHPLELAKKEEAKKELDKDSVARAESEAMKKIMADTSIHSIKDLQKAIAKLDTTKAAPQKNDADKPDMTIWHWNDSRLQSRQQVMENMDKNYSFWAMYDVAAKKHIALQDSSMKDLSILPKEHYAVGSDMQEYELDINLNGQNYRDFYLVNLKTGEKTTLFKNFYLPSYSSYPRPSPDGTKLNYGYDGNYYIYDIASGEEKNLTGSLPVTFVNEDDDHNVKKPLESFLGWSSDSKYVLINDGWDIWQIPVEDGKEQAINLTQDGRKESIRYQYRFRLDPEEKGFDLSQPQYFRMYGEWTKKSGIAKINPAKKNGLAAGSEKLIWEDAYIAGLQKADKAPVYIYTKETFNEPTQYYVTDASLSEGKQVTENAPDYDKYSWSAGTRLVDYVSDKGVKLQGTLFLPAGYEEGKKYPTMIYYYEKLSQTRHNWSEPSFSGTGWNPNMYTSNGFAVFIPDIVYTMDDPGMSAVWCVIPGVKAAIETGVIDENNIGIHGHSWGGYQTAFLITQTNMFKAAAAGAPLTNMISMYDLIYWNSGGGNMSIFEASQGRFTGGPWENWDSYERNSPVYHVKNVTTPLLMLHNDKDGAVDFTQGIEYYSALRRLKKPVVLVQYKGENHGLGKPENRKDYAVRMMEFFNHHLKGEEAPDWLSKGINKLDLDEHLEERAF